The proteins below come from a single Lactobacillus johnsonii genomic window:
- the recO gene encoding DNA repair protein RecO gives MARELCEVQGLIFKRKKYKEADVLTKIMTKDHGIFTIDVRGALRPKSRLGAATLNFSYGKYIVNTNWKGISTLRTFKDVKQLDQLYLDLTKNAYSSYVLDLLDHAFVEYKDIGSFYDLIIKALLKINSGEDAAIITQMVQLKLLNAYGVAPQLDRCLICGKVQGKFDYSLELGEIICSDHFNSVSQRMHLDPKVVALIRTLALVDIDRLGKIKINPQLKKDSGKVIDRMYVNYLDLNLKTKKFLDELALF, from the coding sequence ATGGCACGTGAACTTTGTGAAGTTCAAGGATTAATTTTTAAAAGAAAAAAATATAAAGAAGCTGATGTTCTAACCAAGATCATGACTAAAGATCATGGTATTTTTACAATAGATGTAAGAGGAGCACTGAGACCAAAGTCCAGATTAGGAGCTGCAACCCTTAACTTCTCTTATGGAAAGTATATTGTAAATACAAATTGGAAAGGAATCAGTACGCTGCGGACTTTCAAGGATGTAAAGCAGCTGGACCAGTTATATTTAGATTTAACGAAGAATGCGTATTCGAGTTATGTTTTAGACTTGCTTGACCATGCTTTTGTTGAATATAAAGATATTGGAAGTTTTTATGATTTGATTATAAAAGCGTTGCTGAAGATAAATTCAGGAGAAGATGCAGCAATTATTACCCAAATGGTACAATTGAAGTTGCTTAATGCATATGGAGTAGCGCCACAATTAGATCGTTGTTTAATTTGTGGTAAAGTACAAGGTAAGTTTGACTACTCATTGGAATTAGGTGAAATTATTTGTAGTGATCACTTTAATAGTGTCAGTCAAAGGATGCATTTAGATCCTAAAGTAGTAGCCTTGATTCGTACTCTAGCTTTAGTTGATATTGATCGTTTAGGGAAAATAAAAATTAATCCGCAATTAAAAAAGGACTCTGGCAAGGTGATCGATCGGATGTACGTTAACTATCTGGATCTTAATTTAAAAACTAAAAAATTTCTTGATGAATTGGCGCTTTTTTAG
- the era gene encoding GTPase Era: MMDEKKDFKSGFVALIGRPNVGKSTLLNYLVGQKVAIMSPQPQTTRNKISGIYTDDQEQIVFIDTPGIHKPKNKLDDFMDKSSYSALDEVDVVLFMVEPEPAGKGDQYIAELLKKIKKPVFLVINKIDKVHPDELLSIIDSYKNLGDFAEIVPISASQGNNVSELIKTIAKYLPEGPQFYDADQLTDRPEYFIVAELIREQVLKLTHEEVPHATAVVVDRMRDHEGGKLQVEATIYVERPGQKGIIIGRKGQMLKQIGIAARQEIEALLGEKVNLRLWVKVQKNWRSDPAFLKSIGYNAKELR; this comes from the coding sequence ATGATGGATGAAAAAAAAGACTTTAAATCAGGTTTTGTAGCTTTAATTGGTAGACCTAATGTTGGTAAATCAACTCTCTTGAATTATTTAGTGGGGCAAAAAGTGGCAATTATGTCACCACAACCACAAACCACTAGAAATAAAATTTCAGGTATTTATACTGATGATCAGGAGCAAATAGTTTTTATTGATACTCCTGGGATTCATAAGCCAAAAAATAAATTAGATGACTTTATGGATAAGTCAAGTTACTCTGCTTTAGATGAAGTGGATGTAGTTTTATTTATGGTTGAACCTGAACCAGCGGGTAAGGGTGACCAATATATTGCTGAACTTCTTAAGAAAATTAAAAAGCCTGTATTTTTAGTGATAAATAAGATTGATAAAGTCCACCCAGATGAGTTATTATCTATTATAGATTCATATAAGAATCTAGGCGATTTTGCTGAAATTGTTCCAATTTCTGCTTCACAAGGAAACAATGTTTCTGAGTTGATTAAAACAATTGCTAAATATTTGCCAGAGGGTCCGCAATTTTATGATGCAGATCAATTGACTGACCGTCCAGAATATTTTATTGTAGCTGAATTAATTCGCGAGCAGGTTTTGAAGCTCACTCATGAAGAAGTTCCGCATGCTACGGCCGTGGTAGTTGACCGAATGCGGGATCATGAAGGTGGCAAGCTTCAAGTTGAAGCTACAATTTATGTTGAGCGTCCCGGTCAAAAGGGCATTATTATCGGCAGGAAAGGTCAAATGTTGAAGCAGATTGGAATTGCTGCACGTCAGGAAATTGAAGCTTTATTAGGTGAAAAGGTTAATTTACGCCTATGGGTTAAGGTTCAAAAGAATTGGCGTTCTGATCCTGCCTTTCTTAAATCTATTGGCTACAACGCTAAGGAATTAAGATAG
- the glyS gene encoding glycine--tRNA ligase subunit beta produces the protein MTKDYLFEIGTEEMPAHVVSKSVKQLADRTKKYLKENGLSFKDIKTYSTPRRLTILVEDLAEKQEDIDEVKKGPAKKIAQDKDGNWTKAAQGFVRGQGMTTDDIYFEELKGTEYAYVHVQKEGKKASDILMGMSDIVKAMTFPTKMRWGSYDFEFVRPIHWMVSLLGSEVVPVKLLDVVAGRKTQGHRFLGDSVVLANADDYEEALKSQYVIANADERKGMILNQIQELVAQHNWKVNIDKGLLEEVTNLVEYPTVFAGSFDEKYLNIPDEVLITSMKDNQRYFEVYDENGKLINHFISVRNGNSEYLDNVIAGNEKVLVARLDDAQFFYDEDKKYPLAHFVDKLKNVSFHDKIGSVAEHMARVQIIGDYLGKKFNVSDTEMKDFDRVSDIYKFDLVTSMVGEFAELQGVMGMHYARLIGENENVSVAIKESYMPTSAEGDLPSTTVGSLLSIADKLDTIISFFGAGMIPSSSNDPYALRRNAYGIVRILLNEGWSLPIKDVLPELIQLLSGKTAAKLPKDAEAENEIADFIRDRVKQQLQVEKYDYDVIDAVLASSQQDPIQILAAAKTLQMHHDDADFKPVVESLTRITNILKKAKYRNANDIDESLFQDVSEEELYAGVNALEENTDLSIADLYKGFVELQPVINNYFESNMILDKDEKVKNNRLAQLLKVNNLADRMGDLSKLVIK, from the coding sequence ATGACTAAAGATTATTTATTTGAAATTGGCACTGAAGAAATGCCAGCTCACGTTGTTTCTAAAAGTGTTAAGCAATTAGCTGATCGTACTAAAAAGTATTTAAAGGAAAATGGTTTGTCCTTTAAAGATATTAAGACTTATTCAACTCCACGTCGTTTAACGATTTTAGTTGAAGATTTAGCTGAAAAACAAGAAGATATTGATGAAGTAAAAAAGGGCCCAGCTAAGAAGATTGCTCAAGATAAAGATGGCAATTGGACAAAAGCTGCTCAAGGATTTGTTCGTGGTCAAGGGATGACTACTGATGACATTTACTTTGAAGAGCTTAAGGGCACTGAATATGCTTATGTTCATGTTCAAAAAGAAGGTAAAAAAGCTTCTGATATCTTAATGGGAATGAGTGATATTGTTAAAGCAATGACTTTCCCAACTAAGATGCGCTGGGGTAGCTACGACTTCGAATTTGTTCGTCCAATTCATTGGATGGTTTCTTTACTTGGCAGTGAAGTAGTGCCAGTTAAGTTACTAGATGTAGTAGCTGGTCGTAAAACTCAAGGTCATCGTTTCTTAGGTGACAGTGTTGTATTAGCTAACGCAGATGATTATGAAGAAGCATTAAAGAGCCAATACGTAATTGCTAATGCCGATGAACGTAAGGGTATGATTCTTAACCAAATTCAAGAACTCGTTGCTCAACATAACTGGAAAGTTAATATTGACAAGGGATTACTTGAAGAAGTTACTAATTTGGTGGAGTATCCAACTGTATTTGCTGGTTCTTTTGATGAAAAATACTTGAACATCCCTGATGAAGTATTAATTACTTCAATGAAAGATAATCAAAGATATTTTGAAGTCTATGATGAAAACGGCAAATTAATTAATCACTTCATTTCAGTTAGAAATGGAAATAGTGAATACTTAGATAATGTCATCGCTGGTAATGAAAAAGTTCTTGTTGCTCGTTTAGATGATGCTCAATTCTTCTATGATGAAGATAAGAAGTACCCATTAGCTCACTTCGTTGATAAGCTTAAGAACGTATCTTTCCATGATAAGATTGGTTCGGTAGCTGAACATATGGCACGTGTTCAAATTATTGGTGATTACCTTGGTAAGAAGTTTAATGTTTCAGATACTGAAATGAAAGACTTTGACCGAGTTAGTGATATCTACAAATTTGACCTTGTTACTTCAATGGTCGGTGAATTTGCTGAATTACAGGGTGTCATGGGAATGCACTATGCACGCTTAATTGGTGAAAATGAAAATGTTAGTGTGGCAATTAAAGAAAGTTACATGCCAACTAGTGCTGAAGGCGACTTACCAAGTACTACTGTAGGTTCCTTACTTTCAATTGCAGATAAACTTGATACAATCATTTCATTCTTTGGTGCAGGAATGATCCCATCCTCATCTAATGACCCATATGCATTAAGAAGAAACGCATACGGAATTGTAAGAATCTTATTGAACGAAGGTTGGTCACTTCCTATTAAGGATGTTTTACCAGAATTGATTCAATTACTATCAGGTAAGACCGCAGCTAAGTTACCTAAGGATGCTGAAGCTGAAAATGAAATTGCCGACTTTATTCGTGATCGTGTAAAGCAACAATTACAAGTTGAAAAATATGACTATGATGTAATTGACGCTGTTCTTGCATCTAGTCAGCAAGATCCAATTCAAATTTTGGCTGCTGCTAAGACCTTGCAAATGCATCATGATGATGCTGACTTTAAGCCAGTAGTTGAAAGCTTGACTAGAATTACTAATATTTTGAAGAAAGCAAAATATAGAAATGCTAATGACATTGATGAAAGTCTTTTCCAAGATGTTAGTGAAGAAGAATTGTATGCTGGTGTAAATGCATTAGAGGAAAATACTGATTTGAGTATTGCCGATCTTTATAAAGGCTTTGTAGAATTACAACCAGTAATTAATAATTACTTTGAAAGCAATATGATTCTTGATAAGGATGAAAAGGTAAAGAATAATCGTTTGGCTCAATTATTAAAGGTTAATAACTTAGCTGATCGAATGGGTGACTTAAGTAAATTAGTAATTAAATAA
- a CDS encoding IS3-like element IS1223 family transposase (programmed frameshift): protein MTKYSTELKIEIVSKYLNHEDSIKGLAKRYNIHWTLIRRWIDKAKCQGLAALSVKHTKTTYSSDFRLNVVRYYLTHSIGVSKVAAKFNISDSQVYNWAKKFNEEGYAGLLPKQKGRPRKVPKKSKKTTKKLELSEKQKYEEKILKQEAELERLRVENLGLKKSGCPISTLSNKQKTQLIQDIRAKHHQIKLKVLFKVLKLNRKTYYDNVKNRINQADKYALVKEKIQEIYYGYEGQETYGYRPMWGALRDEGFKLSLETVRKLMRSLGIKTTIYHKNTGKYSSYKGNVGKKAPNILNQTFDETIPYKVLHTDVTEYKLTSGKKVYISPVVDEASLEILACAVSYSPEMKTIYNMLDELADNLPPGAAPILHSDQGFQYQNPGYQARLKKMNIIQSMSRKGNCHDNAPGETIFNLMKREKLNRLKIGSLEEMKEILKDYIYWFNNVRRSNKLKYTTPVKYRNRVLSNL from the exons ATGACCAAATATTCGACTGAATTAAAAATTGAAATTGTTTCCAAATATTTAAATCATGAAGATTCAATAAAAGGTTTAGCTAAACGATATAATATTCATTGGACTCTTATTCGTAGATGGATTGATAAGGCTAAGTGTCAAGGTTTAGCTGCCTTATCTGTTAAACATACTAAAACTACTTATTCTTCTGACTTTAGGCTAAATGTGGTACGCTACTATTTAACACATTCTATTGGAGTTTCAAAGGTAGCGGCTAAGTTTAATATTAGTGATTCTCAAGTATACAATTGGGCTAAAAAGTTCAATGAAGAAGGATATGCTGGGCTGCTGCCTAAACAGAAAGGTCGGCCTAGGAAAGTGCCTAAAAAGAGTAAGAAGACAACTAAAAAGTTAGAACTTAGTGAAAAGCAAAAGTATGAAGAAAAAATTCTTAAGCAGGAAGCTGAATTAGAAAGACTTAGAGTGGAAAATCTTG GTCTTAAAAAAAGTGGCTGCCCGATATCCACGTTATCCAACAAACAAAAAACACAATTAATACAGGATATTCGGGCAAAACACCATCAAATTAAACTTAAGGTCTTATTTAAAGTGCTCAAATTAAATAGAAAGACTTACTATGACAATGTAAAAAATAGAATTAATCAAGCTGATAAGTATGCTTTAGTAAAAGAGAAGATTCAAGAAATCTATTATGGCTATGAAGGACAAGAAACATATGGTTATCGTCCTATGTGGGGAGCGTTAAGAGATGAAGGATTTAAACTTTCTCTAGAAACAGTACGTAAGTTAATGAGAAGTTTAGGAATAAAAACAACAATTTATCATAAAAATACTGGTAAATATAGTTCGTATAAGGGTAATGTAGGAAAGAAAGCACCAAATATCCTAAATCAAACTTTTGATGAAACAATCCCCTATAAAGTTCTTCATACCGATGTAACTGAATATAAACTAACTAGCGGCAAGAAAGTTTATATTTCTCCTGTAGTAGATGAGGCTTCTTTGGAGATTCTAGCTTGTGCAGTAAGTTATTCTCCTGAAATGAAAACTATTTATAATATGCTAGATGAACTAGCAGATAATCTTCCACCAGGAGCTGCTCCTATCCTTCATTCAGATCAAGGCTTTCAATATCAGAATCCAGGCTATCAGGCTCGACTAAAGAAAATGAATATAATCCAAAGCATGTCCCGAAAAGGAAATTGTCATGATAATGCACCAGGAGAAACGATATTTAATTTAATGAAGAGAGAAAAACTGAATCGACTTAAGATTGGAAGTTTAGAAGAGATGAAGGAAATTCTGAAAGATTATATTTATTGGTTTAACAATGTTAGAAGATCAAACAAATTAAAATACACGACTCCTGTAAAATACAGAAATCGTGTATTATCAAATCTTTAA
- the glyQ gene encoding glycine--tRNA ligase subunit alpha codes for MSEKLNIQDMIFKLEQFWASKGCMIMPSYDEQKGAGTMSPYTFLRAVGPEPWAACYVEPSRRPADGRYGDNPNRLYQHHQFQVVIKPAPKDIQQYYLDSLRVLGIEPLEHDIRFVEDNWANPSMGCAGVGWEVWLDGMEVSQFTYFQVVGELDVKPTMSEITYGVERLASYIQDVNSVFDLEWGDGVKYRDIFKQPEYEHSKYAFEESDQEQLLKFFDIYEATAKRLLSQNLIHPAYDYILKCSHTFNLLDARGAVSVTERAGYLSRIRNLAHLAAKGFVEEREKRGFPLLKHQEETKKAGQNND; via the coding sequence ATGTCAGAAAAACTGAATATCCAGGATATGATTTTTAAATTGGAGCAGTTCTGGGCCTCTAAAGGTTGTATGATTATGCCTTCATATGATGAACAAAAAGGTGCCGGGACAATGAGTCCATATACATTTTTACGTGCTGTTGGACCAGAACCTTGGGCAGCTTGTTATGTTGAACCTTCAAGAAGACCTGCCGATGGTCGATATGGTGATAACCCTAATCGTTTATACCAACACCACCAATTCCAAGTAGTTATTAAGCCTGCACCAAAGGACATTCAACAATACTATTTAGATAGTTTAAGAGTATTAGGTATTGAACCTCTTGAACACGATATTCGATTTGTTGAAGATAACTGGGCAAACCCATCTATGGGTTGTGCCGGTGTTGGTTGGGAAGTATGGCTTGATGGAATGGAAGTTTCTCAATTTACTTACTTCCAAGTAGTTGGGGAACTTGATGTTAAACCAACTATGAGTGAAATTACTTATGGTGTAGAACGTCTTGCTTCTTACATTCAAGATGTAAACTCAGTCTTTGATCTGGAATGGGGCGATGGAGTTAAGTATCGTGATATCTTCAAGCAACCAGAATATGAACATTCTAAGTATGCTTTTGAAGAAAGTGATCAAGAACAATTACTTAAATTCTTTGATATTTACGAAGCTACTGCTAAGCGCTTGTTGAGTCAAAATCTAATTCATCCAGCTTACGATTACATCTTAAAATGTAGTCATACCTTTAACTTGCTTGATGCACGCGGTGCAGTCTCAGTTACTGAAAGAGCGGGTTACTTATCAAGAATTAGAAACTTAGCTCATCTTGCTGCTAAGGGATTTGTTGAAGAACGTGAAAAACGTGGCTTCCCATTATTAAAGCACCAAGAAGAAACTAAGAAAGCGGGGCAAAACAATGACTAA
- the rpoD gene encoding RNA polymerase sigma factor RpoD, which yields MAESKTTKETTMTLDKKVKEVVKEVKKDKQITEKEFTAQLIKPYDLQGKAVDQLVQEFEDNGISIVDENGEPSKLALKKQKDVEKAELKDMSAPSSVRMNDPVRMYLKEIGRVSLLNADQEIALAKRIESGDEEAKQELAEANLRLVVSIAKRYVGRGMSFLDLIQEGNMGLMKAVDKFDYRLGFKFSTYATWWIRQAITRAIADQARTIRIPVHMVETINKLIRIQRQLLQDLGREPTPEEIGAEMDMPTDKVREILKIAQEPVSLETPIGEEDDSHLGDFIEDKDATSPEQHASYELLKEQLEEVLDTLTDREENVLRLRFGLDDGRTRTLEEVGKVFGVTRERIRQIEAKALRKLRHPSRSNQLKDFLD from the coding sequence ATGGCAGAGAGTAAGACTACCAAAGAAACAACAATGACACTTGATAAAAAGGTCAAGGAAGTTGTTAAGGAAGTTAAAAAAGACAAACAAATTACTGAAAAAGAATTTACTGCTCAACTAATTAAGCCATATGATCTTCAAGGAAAAGCGGTAGATCAACTAGTTCAAGAATTTGAAGACAATGGAATTAGTATTGTTGATGAAAATGGTGAACCTTCAAAATTAGCTTTAAAGAAGCAAAAAGACGTTGAGAAGGCTGAATTAAAAGATATGTCAGCACCTTCAAGCGTAAGAATGAATGATCCAGTCCGGATGTATTTGAAGGAAATCGGACGTGTTTCATTATTAAATGCCGATCAAGAAATTGCCTTGGCTAAGAGAATTGAATCAGGCGATGAAGAAGCTAAGCAAGAATTAGCTGAAGCTAACTTACGTTTGGTAGTTTCTATTGCTAAACGTTATGTTGGTCGTGGTATGTCCTTCTTAGACTTAATTCAAGAAGGTAACATGGGCTTGATGAAGGCTGTTGACAAATTCGACTATCGTTTAGGATTTAAGTTTTCAACTTATGCAACTTGGTGGATTAGACAAGCAATTACTCGTGCAATTGCTGATCAAGCTAGAACAATTCGTATTCCAGTTCACATGGTTGAAACAATTAATAAGTTGATCAGAATTCAAAGACAACTTTTGCAAGATTTGGGAAGAGAACCAACTCCAGAAGAAATTGGTGCCGAAATGGATATGCCAACTGATAAGGTTCGTGAAATCTTGAAAATTGCACAAGAACCAGTTTCTCTTGAAACACCAATTGGTGAAGAAGATGATTCTCATCTAGGTGACTTTATCGAAGATAAAGATGCAACTAGTCCTGAACAACATGCTTCATATGAATTGTTAAAAGAACAACTTGAAGAAGTACTTGATACTTTAACTGATCGTGAAGAGAATGTTTTACGTTTACGTTTTGGTCTTGATGATGGACGTACTCGTACTCTAGAAGAAGTTGGTAAAGTATTTGGAGTAACTCGTGAACGTATCAGACAGATTGAAGCTAAGGCTTTGCGTAAGTTACGGCACCCAAGTCGTTCAAATCAATTAAAAGACTTCTTAGATTAG
- a CDS encoding DNA/RNA non-specific endonuclease, with product MKFSELMKALGHEDLNCITKYGEIKEYQDEYFYTINSQTSDLMQEIKSKVSEKKPMFPYLSDNKSLSDIDKPIKWDVLLSNKCETRSAKELIGKFYRGNRDPKSSFLDKGHLVAREFQKYICGQNEPTDNFFCKNVSSNIAYQFCDKNRGNGKERGQHQFEQAVMNWFQKANDTDSKSKKVIVYYEVEPIFRKSGDKIPIGTRIFAFRETDTSDQVNNFISQSKKKDEFKITLPYHVFIPNYIEDYEVEKGLKVSEIAKDFRMFYAGDIESISKWYSHQNTSKNK from the coding sequence ATGAAGTTCAGTGAATTAATGAAAGCTCTTGGACATGAAGATCTAAACTGCATCACGAAGTATGGCGAGATAAAAGAATATCAAGATGAATATTTTTATACTATAAATTCTCAAACTTCAGATCTTATGCAAGAAATTAAAAGTAAAGTTTCTGAGAAAAAGCCAATGTTTCCATACTTATCTGATAATAAGAGTCTTTCAGATATAGATAAGCCTATAAAATGGGATGTACTCCTATCTAATAAGTGTGAAACACGATCAGCTAAAGAATTAATCGGAAAATTTTATAGAGGTAATAGGGATCCTAAATCATCTTTTTTAGACAAAGGTCATTTAGTGGCACGGGAGTTTCAAAAATATATTTGCGGACAAAATGAACCAACCGACAATTTTTTCTGTAAAAATGTAAGTTCAAACATAGCTTATCAATTTTGTGATAAAAATCGTGGTAATGGTAAGGAACGAGGACAACACCAGTTTGAACAAGCAGTCATGAATTGGTTCCAAAAAGCTAATGATACGGATAGTAAATCTAAGAAAGTAATAGTTTATTACGAAGTTGAACCTATCTTTCGCAAAAGTGGGGATAAAATCCCAATTGGAACTAGAATTTTTGCTTTTAGAGAAACTGACACAAGTGACCAAGTTAATAACTTTATAAGCCAAAGTAAGAAAAAAGATGAATTTAAAATAACTCTTCCTTATCATGTTTTTATTCCTAACTATATCGAAGATTATGAAGTAGAAAAAGGATTAAAAGTTTCAGAGATTGCAAAAGATTTTAGAATGTTCTATGCAGGAGATATAGAAAGTATATCCAAATGGTATTCACATCAGAATACATCTAAGAATAAATAA
- the dnaG gene encoding DNA primase: MAGRIPEQFIDEVRNSVDIVDVISQYVSLEKKGKDYLGLCPFHQEKTPSFTVNEGKQFFKCFGCGKGGNVFKFLMYQDHLTFPESVRKVAELAHLHMPEGYGETVKPLSPLKKMYRQATEFYQHILLTTKVGERALEYAQKRELTSDLLEHFKVGYAPDNDTILLTYLRQEGYTDDELRESGLFVESQDGQLFDRFRDRLIFPLGDESGYTVGFSGRRISNDKTIAKYMNSPETKIFNKSKLLFHFAEAKKAARSEKHLILYEGYMDVIAAYKAGIQSGVASMGTSLTTEQVYMLRRITPNILINYDGDPPGIHAAERATKLFGQVQGFNLGIIVLPENLDPDEYVKKYGVEKYQTEVAGALSSMDFLLERLANQYNLHNDREKLGYITASVQMIAGLNDPVAADLYLDKLARQTGVTRESLKVTFVRERRKLQRAKNHQQAYQAPKSLPIDQPSEPKEEQAGTDLETRNPALDRLLYLFIHSDEARDYLLSQQFLFPDERYAKLAEFWLKYHQTHEGAEVTGFIDFIPEELQGIIINMEMISMPPDYSKRELDDQLRALEKSKIDQQLNDLLNQLKDAQRKQDNSLELEIAQKVIALRRKKF; encoded by the coding sequence ATGGCAGGACGTATTCCTGAACAATTTATCGATGAAGTTAGAAACTCTGTCGATATTGTGGATGTAATAAGTCAATATGTCTCTTTAGAAAAAAAAGGTAAAGATTATTTAGGACTTTGCCCCTTCCATCAAGAAAAAACGCCTTCTTTTACTGTTAATGAAGGAAAGCAGTTTTTTAAGTGCTTTGGATGTGGTAAAGGCGGAAACGTATTTAAATTCTTAATGTATCAGGATCATCTGACTTTTCCTGAAAGTGTAAGAAAAGTTGCTGAATTGGCCCATCTTCATATGCCAGAAGGCTACGGCGAAACGGTAAAGCCACTTAGCCCGTTAAAGAAGATGTATCGGCAAGCAACAGAATTTTACCAGCATATTTTGCTAACCACTAAAGTTGGTGAAAGAGCACTTGAATATGCTCAAAAACGTGAATTAACTAGTGACCTCTTAGAGCATTTTAAGGTGGGATATGCGCCTGATAACGATACAATTTTATTAACTTATCTTCGTCAAGAAGGTTATACAGATGATGAACTGCGAGAAAGTGGTTTATTTGTAGAATCACAAGATGGACAACTATTTGATCGTTTTCGTGATCGATTAATATTTCCTTTAGGGGATGAATCAGGTTATACAGTAGGATTTTCTGGTCGACGAATTAGTAATGATAAAACTATTGCTAAATATATGAATAGCCCAGAAACCAAAATTTTTAATAAATCTAAATTACTATTTCACTTTGCTGAAGCAAAAAAAGCGGCAAGAAGTGAAAAACATTTAATTCTTTACGAAGGATATATGGATGTAATTGCTGCTTATAAGGCTGGTATTCAGTCTGGTGTTGCTTCGATGGGAACCAGCTTAACCACGGAACAAGTATATATGCTGAGACGAATCACTCCCAATATCTTAATTAACTATGATGGAGATCCGCCTGGCATTCATGCTGCTGAAAGAGCAACGAAGCTATTTGGGCAAGTACAGGGATTCAATTTAGGAATAATTGTTTTACCCGAAAATCTCGATCCAGATGAGTATGTAAAGAAATATGGAGTAGAGAAATATCAAACAGAGGTTGCTGGTGCACTTAGCTCAATGGATTTTCTACTTGAAAGATTGGCTAATCAATATAATTTACATAATGATCGAGAGAAGCTAGGATATATTACGGCTAGTGTACAAATGATTGCTGGCCTGAATGATCCAGTTGCGGCAGATTTGTATCTTGATAAATTAGCACGTCAAACTGGAGTTACTCGTGAATCATTAAAAGTAACTTTTGTGCGTGAAAGACGTAAATTACAGCGTGCAAAGAATCATCAGCAAGCTTATCAAGCTCCTAAATCACTTCCAATAGATCAGCCTAGTGAGCCGAAAGAAGAGCAAGCAGGTACTGACCTTGAGACAAGGAATCCGGCCCTTGATCGCTTGCTTTACCTATTCATACACAGTGATGAAGCAAGGGATTACTTATTGAGTCAGCAATTTTTGTTTCCAGATGAACGTTATGCAAAGTTAGCAGAATTTTGGTTAAAATACCATCAGACTCATGAAGGGGCAGAGGTTACTGGCTTCATTGATTTTATTCCTGAAGAACTTCAAGGTATAATTATTAATATGGAGATGATTTCAATGCCTCCAGATTATTCTAAGCGCGAATTAGATGATCAATTGCGGGCATTGGAAAAAAGTAAGATTGATCAGCAATTAAATGATTTGCTTAATCAATTGAAGGATGCTCAAAGAAAACAAGACAATAGTTTAGAGCTTGAAATAGCGCAAAAAGTAATTGCGTTAAGAAGAAAGAAGTTTTAG
- the ybeY gene encoding rRNA maturation RNase YbeY, protein MNNLDISFNDEVNFLKDSDKDWIPWISNLLLSAKKEIHKENAQEMSINFVSSEKIHEINKKYRGKDRPTDVISFAIEDGLDEDFMSAFSDDPDFVEDIGDLFLCPEVIKRHSVEYETGFNREFGYTLVHGYLHLNGYDHIEDDEAKVMFGIQGKVLREYGLPLHPDQENHGKQIH, encoded by the coding sequence TTGAATAATTTAGATATTTCTTTTAATGATGAAGTTAATTTCTTAAAAGATAGCGATAAAGATTGGATTCCATGGATTAGCAACTTATTATTATCAGCAAAAAAAGAAATTCATAAAGAGAATGCTCAAGAAATGAGTATTAACTTTGTTTCTTCCGAAAAAATCCATGAAATCAATAAAAAATACCGCGGGAAAGATCGTCCAACTGATGTAATTTCTTTTGCAATTGAAGATGGATTAGATGAAGACTTTATGAGCGCTTTTAGTGACGATCCTGATTTTGTAGAAGATATTGGAGATTTATTTCTTTGCCCTGAAGTCATCAAAAGACATAGTGTAGAGTATGAAACTGGATTTAATCGGGAGTTTGGATATACACTAGTTCATGGATACCTTCACTTAAATGGTTATGATCATATCGAAGATGATGAAGCCAAGGTAATGTTTGGTATCCAAGGTAAAGTTTTACGTGAATATGGACTTCCGCTTCATCCTGATCAAGAAAATCACGGAAAGCAAATTCACTAA